In Mus musculus strain C57BL/6J chromosome 9, GRCm38.p6 C57BL/6J, one genomic interval encodes:
- the Tent5a gene encoding terminal nucleotidyltransferase 5A isoform 1 (isoform 1 is encoded by transcript variant 1) yields the protein MHQRYFWTDQGQVAFGGHYMAEGEGYFAMAEDELTGGPYIPLGGDFGGGGSSFGDRCSDYCESPTAHCNVLNWEQVQRLDGILSETIPIHGRGNFPTLELQPSLIVKVVRRRLEEKGIGVRDVRLNGSAASHVLHQDSGLGYKDLDLIFCADLRGEEEFQTVKDVVLDCLLDFLPEGVNKEKITPLTLKEAYVQKMVKVCNDSDRWSLISLSNNSGKNVELKFVDSLRRQFEFSVDSFQIKLDSLLLFYECSENPMTETFHPTIIGESVYGDFHEAFDHLCNKIIATRNPEEIRGGGLLKYCNLLVRGFRPASEEIKTLQRYMCSRFFIDFSDIGEQQRKLESYLQNHFVGLEDRKYDYLMTLHGVVNESTVCLMGHERRQTLNLITMLAIRVLADQNVIPNVANVTCYYQPAPYVADANFSNYYIAQVQPVFTCQQQTYSTWLPCN from the exons ATGCATCAGAGATACTTTTG gactgacCAAGGCCAAGTGGCTTTCGGAGGGCACTACATGGCCGAGGGCGAAGGGTACTTTGCCATGGCAGAGGACGAGCTGACCGGCGGCCCTTACATCCCCCTGGGTGGTGACttcggcggcggcggcagcagcttCGGCGACCGCTGCTCGGACTATTGCGAAAGCCCCACGGCGCACTGCAATGTGCTGAACTGGGAGCAAGTGCAGCGGTTGGACGGCATTCTGAGCGAGACCATCCCGATCCACGGGCGCGGCAACTTCCCCACGCTCGAGCTGCAGCCAAGCCTGATTGTGAAGGTGGTGAGGAGGCGCCTGGAAGAGAAGGGCATAGGTGTCCGCGACGTGCGCCTCAACGGCTCAGCCGCCAGTCACGTCCTGCACCAGGACAGTGGCCTAGGCTACAAGGACCTGGACCTCATCTTCTGCGCTGACCTGCGTGGGGAAGAGGAGTTTCAGACTGTGAAGGACGTCGTTCTGGATTGCCTGTTAGACTTCTTGCCCGAAGGGGTGAACAAGGAGAAGATCACACCGCTCACTCTCAAG GAGGCTTATGTGCAGAAAATGGTTAAAGTGTGCAATGATTCTGACCGGTGGAGCCTTATATCCCTGTCAAACAACAGTGGCAAAAATGTGGAGCTGAAGTTTGTGGATTCCCTGCGGAGGCAGTTTGAATTCAGTGTAGATTCTTTTCAAATCAAATTAgactctcttctcctcttttacGAGTGTTCAGAGAACCCGATGACTGAGACATTTCACCCCACCATCATCGGTGAGAGTGTCTATGGTGATTTCCACGAAGCCTTTGATCACCTTTGCAACAAGATCATTGCCACCAGGAACCCAGAGGAAATAAGAGGGGGAGGCCTGCTTAAGTACTGCAATCTCTTAGTGCGGGGCTTCAGGCCTGCCTCCGAGGAGATCAAGACCCTCCAGAGGTACATGTGTTCCCGGTTTTTTATTGACTTCTCAGACATCGGAGAGCAGCAGAGAAAGCTGGAGTCCTACTTGCAGAACCACTTCGTGGGCTTGGAAGACCGCAAGTATGACTATCTCATGACCCTTCATGGAGTGGTAAACGAGAGTACGGTGTGCCTGATGGGACATGAAAGGAGGCAGACTTTAAACCTTATCACCATGCTGGCAATCCGGGTGCTAGCTGACCAAAATGTCATTCCTAATGTGGCTAATGTCACTTGCTATTACCAGCCGGCCCCCTATGTTGCAGATGCTAACTTTAGCAATTACTACATTGCACAAGTTCAGCCCGTGTTCACATGCCAGCAGCAGACATACTCTACTTGGTTACCCTGCAACtaa
- the Tent5a gene encoding terminal nucleotidyltransferase 5A isoform 2 (isoform 2 is encoded by transcript variant 2), which translates to MAEGEGYFAMAEDELTGGPYIPLGGDFGGGGSSFGDRCSDYCESPTAHCNVLNWEQVQRLDGILSETIPIHGRGNFPTLELQPSLIVKVVRRRLEEKGIGVRDVRLNGSAASHVLHQDSGLGYKDLDLIFCADLRGEEEFQTVKDVVLDCLLDFLPEGVNKEKITPLTLKEAYVQKMVKVCNDSDRWSLISLSNNSGKNVELKFVDSLRRQFEFSVDSFQIKLDSLLLFYECSENPMTETFHPTIIGESVYGDFHEAFDHLCNKIIATRNPEEIRGGGLLKYCNLLVRGFRPASEEIKTLQRYMCSRFFIDFSDIGEQQRKLESYLQNHFVGLEDRKYDYLMTLHGVVNESTVCLMGHERRQTLNLITMLAIRVLADQNVIPNVANVTCYYQPAPYVADANFSNYYIAQVQPVFTCQQQTYSTWLPCN; encoded by the exons ATGGCCGAGGGCGAAGGGTACTTTGCCATGGCAGAGGACGAGCTGACCGGCGGCCCTTACATCCCCCTGGGTGGTGACttcggcggcggcggcagcagcttCGGCGACCGCTGCTCGGACTATTGCGAAAGCCCCACGGCGCACTGCAATGTGCTGAACTGGGAGCAAGTGCAGCGGTTGGACGGCATTCTGAGCGAGACCATCCCGATCCACGGGCGCGGCAACTTCCCCACGCTCGAGCTGCAGCCAAGCCTGATTGTGAAGGTGGTGAGGAGGCGCCTGGAAGAGAAGGGCATAGGTGTCCGCGACGTGCGCCTCAACGGCTCAGCCGCCAGTCACGTCCTGCACCAGGACAGTGGCCTAGGCTACAAGGACCTGGACCTCATCTTCTGCGCTGACCTGCGTGGGGAAGAGGAGTTTCAGACTGTGAAGGACGTCGTTCTGGATTGCCTGTTAGACTTCTTGCCCGAAGGGGTGAACAAGGAGAAGATCACACCGCTCACTCTCAAG GAGGCTTATGTGCAGAAAATGGTTAAAGTGTGCAATGATTCTGACCGGTGGAGCCTTATATCCCTGTCAAACAACAGTGGCAAAAATGTGGAGCTGAAGTTTGTGGATTCCCTGCGGAGGCAGTTTGAATTCAGTGTAGATTCTTTTCAAATCAAATTAgactctcttctcctcttttacGAGTGTTCAGAGAACCCGATGACTGAGACATTTCACCCCACCATCATCGGTGAGAGTGTCTATGGTGATTTCCACGAAGCCTTTGATCACCTTTGCAACAAGATCATTGCCACCAGGAACCCAGAGGAAATAAGAGGGGGAGGCCTGCTTAAGTACTGCAATCTCTTAGTGCGGGGCTTCAGGCCTGCCTCCGAGGAGATCAAGACCCTCCAGAGGTACATGTGTTCCCGGTTTTTTATTGACTTCTCAGACATCGGAGAGCAGCAGAGAAAGCTGGAGTCCTACTTGCAGAACCACTTCGTGGGCTTGGAAGACCGCAAGTATGACTATCTCATGACCCTTCATGGAGTGGTAAACGAGAGTACGGTGTGCCTGATGGGACATGAAAGGAGGCAGACTTTAAACCTTATCACCATGCTGGCAATCCGGGTGCTAGCTGACCAAAATGTCATTCCTAATGTGGCTAATGTCACTTGCTATTACCAGCCGGCCCCCTATGTTGCAGATGCTAACTTTAGCAATTACTACATTGCACAAGTTCAGCCCGTGTTCACATGCCAGCAGCAGACATACTCTACTTGGTTACCCTGCAACtaa